Proteins co-encoded in one Perca flavescens isolate YP-PL-M2 chromosome 11, PFLA_1.0, whole genome shotgun sequence genomic window:
- the LOC114564416 gene encoding interleukin-10 receptor subunit beta, which yields MSASISAFILTFSTLCGSRVVSGVLSPPKNVRLTSYNMDLVLRWDAPDQPASGLLYTTEYNSSFISYKGCVNISTLECDLTNPKHIYEYGRYTGRVRAQLGTESSAWVESNQIALDKDTVIGSPNVSLFSNGATIEVSIKDPVFRISTLLDVYNLASYKITYWKHDQKEKAISINDMRQNRVVLPNLDPWTKYCVQVQLDTERNPNPNHSEPSATVCESTTIEEEAPWLAAVVTFVVMAMAVAVVVVAVVHRKRISHFLCPKDALPQHFKEYLLAPPNSSMYLDMRNSHPPKEIFDPVSIIADSSTLEEGLPLEAAGTSCSKQPGTT from the exons ATGTCAGCCTCTATTTCTGCCTTTATCCTGACGTTTTCAACACTATGCGGATCCAGAG TGGTGTCAGGAGTCCTCAGCCCACCCAAAAACGTGCGCTTGACCTCCTATAACATGGATCTGGTGCTGAGGTGGGATGCACCTGACCAGCCAGCCAGCGGCCTGCTCTACACAACTGAGTACAA CTCCTCCTTCATTAGCTACAAAGGCTGTGTGAACATCTCCACCCTTGAATGTGACTTGACCAACCCCAAGCACATATATGAGTATGGAAGGTATACAGGCAGAGTGCGGGCGCAGCTGGGGACAGAGAGCTCCGCCTGGGTGGAAAGCAACCAAATTGCCTTGGACAAAGATA ctGTCATCGGTTCGCCCaatgtctctctcttctccaACGGGGCTACTATTGAAGTCAGCATCAAAGATCCAGTGTTCAGGATCTCTACACTCCTAGATGTTTACAACCTGGCCAGCTACAAGATCACCTACTGGAAGCACGACCAGAAGGAAAAG GCCATAAGCATCAACGACATGAGGCAAAACCGGGTGGTTCTTCCCAACCTGGACCCCTGGACCAAGTACTGTGTCCAAGTCCAGCTCGACACAGAGAggaaccccaaccccaaccacAGCGAGCCCAGCGCAACTGTTTGTGAGAGCACCACCATCG AAGAAGAGGCTCCCTGGCTGGCAGCTGTGGTGACGTTTGTCGTCATGGCAATGGCAGTGGCTGTAGTGGTGGTCGCAGTTGTGCATCGGAAACGTATATCCCACTTTCTATGCCCAAAGGATGCACTGCCTCAGCACTTTAAAGAG TACCTGCTGGCACCCCCCAACTCGTCCATGTACCTAGACATGCGAAACTCCCATCCACCTAAGGAGATCTTTGACCCGGTCAGCATCATCGCAGACAGCAGCACTCTGGAGGAAGGGCTCCCTCTGGAGGCAGCAGGGACTAGCTGCAGCAAACAGCCTGGCACCACATAG